TTTTGTTAGTTTTGTAGTGCAAGCAGTATAATGTCAGAACCTACCAAAACACAAATTTCCGGTGCGGAAGCAGTCATCAAATCCTTGATTGCGGAGGGTATTGATGTCATATTTGGCTATCCCGGCGGTGCTATCATGCCTATTTATGATGCGCTGTGGCATTATCAGGATAGAATCAACCATGTATTGACCCGCCATGAACAGGGCGCCACTCACGCTGCAGAAGGCTGGGCCAGAGTGAAAGGGAAAGCAGCTGTCTGTTTTGCCACATCCGGTCCGGGAGCGACCAACCTAATCACGGGTATAGCAGATGCCATAATGGACAGTACGCCGATGGTTTGTATTACCGGTCAGGTGCCCATGCATCTGCTGGGTACGGATGCCTTTCAGGAAACGGATGTGGTGGGTATAACCATGCCCATTACTAAATGGAACTATCAGATTACTAAAGCAGCTGAAATTCCTGAAGTATTAGCCAAAGCCTTTTATGTTGCAAACACCGGCAAACCCGGACCCGTTTTGATAGATATTACCAAAAATGCCCAGTTTGAATTGATGGAGTGGAAGGGATATAAACAATGCAATAATATCCGCGGATACAATTCCAATCCAAATATTGACCAGGTGCAATTGGAAAAGGCTGCTGAAATCATTAATTCATCCAAAAAACCTTTAATTATTGCAGGTCAGGGAGTTGTGATTTCAAAAGCAAAAGAAGTATTAGAGCAGTTCTCTGCCAAAACCGGCATCCCGGTTACAACCACCATGCAGGGGTTGGGCGGATTTAATCCGGATCATGAAAATTATGTAGGTTTGCCCGGGATGCACGGAAATTATTCGGTGAATATCAAGATGAACGAATGCGATGTGATGATAGCAGTCGGAATGCGTTTTGATGACCGGGTGACGGGTGATGTTACCAAATTTGCCAAGCAAGCCAAGGTTATTCACATAGAGATAGATGCTGTTGAGATAAATAAAGTCGTTAAAACAGAAGTGGGAATTTTAGCGGATGCCAAAGAGGCATTGAAAGCCTTATTACCACTGGTCAATGCAAATACACACACCGACTGGATTCAGACATTTAGAGAGCTGGATAAGCAGGAAGAAGCATTAGTTATCCAACATGCCATTCATCCTACAAGAGGGGGGATCAAGATGGGCGAAATCATGCATCTGATTGATGAAAAAACAAAAGGAGAGGCGATTATCGTTCCCGATGTAGGACAGCATCAGATGTATGCCATGCGTTATTACCACTACAGAAAACCCAATTCATGGGTGAGCAGCGGCGGTTTGGGTACTATGGGATTTTCCATTCCGGCTGCCATAGGTGCACAAATGGCGGCACCTGAAAGAACCACGGTAGTGATAGTGGGTGATGGCTGTTTTCAGATGACCTTACAGGAGCTGGGGACCATCTGGCAGAATGATTTGAATGTAAAAATTGTCATTTTCAATAACAACTACCTGGGAATGGTTCGTCAGTGGCAGCAACTGTTTTTCGACAACAGGTATTCTTCCGTATCTTTAAAAAATCCGGATTTTGTAGCGATTTCCAAAGGCTTCAGACTGGAAAGTGCCAAAGTGGAACAAAGGGCAGAATTGAGTGCTGCACTTGATGTCATGTTTGCCCACAAAGGGGGCTATGTTTTAGAAGTCGTGGTAGAGAAAGAAGAAAACCTATTTCCGATGGTGCCAAGCGGCAAAGCCTGCAGCGATGTGATTTTACAGCCATAATTTATAGAATTTTGATATCCTTTTAGTTATTTTCACTACCTGTTTTAGTGTGAAAATCCTATTTGTTACTGTACAAATAATTATTATAATGGTTAGATATTTAAGCTTTGCATTTATTATTACAATTACATCTATGTTCGTTTATTCTTGTAAGCATAAGGTAAAGCAATCAGTGGTTTCAACAGGAAATGATTATAATAAAAACGGATTAAATAAACATTTTGACTGGACAGGAACTTATATTTTAGAGGATAGTGAAGCGATGTGCACCTTAAAATTACATAAACGTAGTGTTGATGGTAGTTATGAAATGCAATTCTATGATAATTCAAGATATGTGGATTTGTATAAAAGTTCTGTATATGATGCGAAAGATGATAGTGGTCATATATACATCAGATATTTAAACAATTTTATGATGGATGCAAAACCTCTTGGTTTTGAAAGCGGAGATACGTTGTTTTACTTACAGAAACGTGATACCGGTTTTTCATCGGTTTTTAAAGCATTTAAGCCAAAAAATAATAATAGTTGCTGGAAGAAGATAAACAGTACGTATTAATACATCCGCTTTTTGCTAACAGAGGGAGAAAAATCGGAACTATGTCGTAACTTCTTTAATAAATTCCACTTCTTTTTCAGAAAAAGGTGTTCCGTCAGCACGCAGGATATCATGGAACCAGGTGGTTGGCTCCTTGTCGCCCTCTTTTCCTTCCCACGTGAAGATGGTTTGAGTTTTTCCACTCACCAATCCCCAGTTGTAGGCACCTACCCTATATTGTTTCATAACCGGAAGATGGGTTTCAAATAAACTGCCGGAGGTTCTCGACATATATTCGGTACAGATTACCGGACGTCCTTCCTTTTGCAGCTGCAGTATCTGCCGTTTCAGAAAGTTTGCTTTGAAATAATTGTGAAACGAAATGACATCGGAAATTTCGAGCAGTGTTTTGTTCAGGGTGGAATTGCCGAACCATATCCCGGCTGTTATCGGCTGCAAGGGTTGTATCTCCCGTATCCAGCCTGCTGTTTTCTTTAAGAGAGGTAAAGTAGGCAAGGGCAAAAATATATGCTTAAATCCGCGGTAAAGCATTTTAGGATATTTTTTGTACCACGGATTGGTCATTATCGTAAGAAAAGTATTCCCCAGTTCATTATAAATATCCCAGATGAGTACCCGTTCGTCCTGTGCAAATGTGCCAACAATATCCTGCACATAGGCTTTCAGGCGTGGCTCCTGTTGTGGATGGGTTGCTGCATCCGGGCCCGGCGATTGCAGCCACCGGGAATTGTGGATGCCCGGAACAGGATCGGGCTGTCTGCCCGTTTTTGCATTTGGAAACCAGCAGTCATCAAACAGCACAAATAGGGTGCGGATGCCATGGTTGTAGGCGATGGTCAGGAACTGGCTTATTCTATCCTTAAAGCCTTCCTTATCTTCCAGCCAGGCGAGATCGTGCAGGAAAACGCGCACCGTATTCATGCCCAATCCTGCTGCCCATCCCAGTTCCCGGTCTATCGTCTGCGGGTCAAACATGTCTGCCTGCCACATTTCCAGTTGGTTGACTGCCGTCGATGGAATGAAATTACAGCCAACCAGCCAGGGTTGGGCTTCATACCAGGCATTTGCCTTTTCTTTGCTCCATTGTAGGTTCATGAATATGATTTCCTGTTAAACTGAAAATGAATAGATATCATTCCAAAAATGACAGACAATTCTTCCAGCGAAGGTAATCAAATTTAAGGGCAGTTTTAAACAGGCGTGTTTACCGGATAACACAATGTATGCTATTATCGTTCATGTTATTTTAAT
The genomic region above belongs to Sphingobacteriales bacterium and contains:
- the ilvB gene encoding biosynthetic-type acetolactate synthase large subunit, with amino-acid sequence MSEPTKTQISGAEAVIKSLIAEGIDVIFGYPGGAIMPIYDALWHYQDRINHVLTRHEQGATHAAEGWARVKGKAAVCFATSGPGATNLITGIADAIMDSTPMVCITGQVPMHLLGTDAFQETDVVGITMPITKWNYQITKAAEIPEVLAKAFYVANTGKPGPVLIDITKNAQFELMEWKGYKQCNNIRGYNSNPNIDQVQLEKAAEIINSSKKPLIIAGQGVVISKAKEVLEQFSAKTGIPVTTTMQGLGGFNPDHENYVGLPGMHGNYSVNIKMNECDVMIAVGMRFDDRVTGDVTKFAKQAKVIHIEIDAVEINKVVKTEVGILADAKEALKALLPLVNANTHTDWIQTFRELDKQEEALVIQHAIHPTRGGIKMGEIMHLIDEKTKGEAIIVPDVGQHQMYAMRYYHYRKPNSWVSSGGLGTMGFSIPAAIGAQMAAPERTTVVIVGDGCFQMTLQELGTIWQNDLNVKIVIFNNNYLGMVRQWQQLFFDNRYSSVSLKNPDFVAISKGFRLESAKVEQRAELSAALDVMFAHKGGYVLEVVVEKEENLFPMVPSGKACSDVILQP
- a CDS encoding 1,4-beta-xylanase, coding for MNLQWSKEKANAWYEAQPWLVGCNFIPSTAVNQLEMWQADMFDPQTIDRELGWAAGLGMNTVRVFLHDLAWLEDKEGFKDRISQFLTIAYNHGIRTLFVLFDDCWFPNAKTGRQPDPVPGIHNSRWLQSPGPDAATHPQQEPRLKAYVQDIVGTFAQDERVLIWDIYNELGNTFLTIMTNPWYKKYPKMLYRGFKHIFLPLPTLPLLKKTAGWIREIQPLQPITAGIWFGNSTLNKTLLEISDVISFHNYFKANFLKRQILQLQKEGRPVICTEYMSRTSGSLFETHLPVMKQYRVGAYNWGLVSGKTQTIFTWEGKEGDKEPTTWFHDILRADGTPFSEKEVEFIKEVTT